The Pseudomonas berkeleyensis genome includes a region encoding these proteins:
- a CDS encoding glutathione S-transferase family protein: MHELILHHYPTSPFAEKARLLLGFKQLSWRSVMIPPVMPKPDLTALTGGYRKTPVLQIGADIYCDTALIARRLEAEKSTPSLFPEGQGFNAATLAQWADSVLFQHAVSLVFAPESMAVRFAKVPPEFAKAFAADRAALFSGGTASRLPLEQARHQWPALMGRLQQQLQQGGGDFLFGEPSIADFAVAHPLWFLRATPVTAPLVDDYPDVAAWLARVLGFGHGALSEMSSEEAIATARDAQPAPLPDEAFSEPNGFSAGQRVAIAAIDYGVDPVEGELVFAGREELILRREDERAGVVHVHFPRLGFRIEAR, encoded by the coding sequence ATGCACGAGCTGATCCTTCATCACTATCCGACCTCGCCGTTTGCCGAGAAGGCTCGCCTGCTGCTGGGCTTCAAGCAACTGTCCTGGCGTTCGGTGATGATTCCGCCGGTGATGCCCAAACCCGACCTGACCGCGTTGACGGGTGGCTACCGCAAGACTCCGGTACTGCAGATCGGTGCTGACATCTACTGCGATACGGCGCTGATCGCCCGTCGTCTGGAAGCGGAAAAGAGCACGCCGTCACTGTTCCCGGAAGGGCAGGGTTTCAATGCCGCCACACTCGCGCAGTGGGCTGATTCGGTGCTGTTCCAGCATGCGGTATCGCTGGTGTTCGCCCCCGAGTCCATGGCTGTGCGCTTCGCCAAGGTGCCGCCGGAATTCGCCAAGGCTTTCGCCGCCGATCGCGCGGCGCTGTTCTCGGGTGGCACGGCCAGCCGTTTGCCGCTGGAGCAGGCGCGCCACCAATGGCCGGCGCTGATGGGGCGTTTGCAGCAGCAACTGCAGCAGGGCGGGGGAGATTTTCTGTTTGGCGAGCCCTCGATTGCCGATTTCGCCGTTGCCCATCCGTTGTGGTTCCTGCGCGCTACGCCAGTCACTGCGCCGCTGGTTGACGATTATCCGGACGTGGCGGCCTGGTTGGCGCGGGTACTGGGCTTCGGCCATGGTGCGCTCAGCGAGATGAGCAGTGAGGAGGCCATCGCTACTGCCCGCGACGCTCAGCCGGCACCCTTGCCGGACGAGGCGTTCAGCGAGCCCAACGGTTTCAGCGCTGGGCAGCGCGTGGCCATTGCAGCCATCGACTATGGCGTCGATCCGGTCGAGGGCGAATTGGTATTCGCCGGGCGTGAAGAGTTGATCCTGCGGCGTGAGGACGAGCGTGCCGGCGTGGTGCACGTGCATTTCCCACGCCTGGGCTTTCGCATCGAGGCGCGCTGA
- a CDS encoding GIY-YIG nuclease family protein produces the protein MTAALDKPWFVYLVRTANGALYCGISDDPQRRFAQHQSGKGARFFHTSPALALAYVEACAGKGDALRRERAIKRLSKTAKEALILAVDGDSSA, from the coding sequence ATGACGGCAGCACTCGACAAGCCCTGGTTCGTCTATCTGGTGCGTACCGCCAATGGTGCGCTGTATTGCGGCATCAGCGACGACCCGCAGCGGCGTTTCGCCCAGCACCAGAGCGGCAAGGGCGCACGCTTCTTTCACACCAGCCCGGCGCTGGCATTGGCTTATGTCGAAGCCTGTGCCGGCAAGGGCGATGCCCTGCGTCGTGAACGTGCGATCAAGCGCCTGAGTAAAACCGCCAAAGAAGCGCTCATTCTGGCCGTTGATGGCGATTCATCAGCCTGA
- the pcsA gene encoding phosphatidylcholine synthase: protein MTELIVAVKQAKAWGVHAVTASGVILALLALLAVLDGQPKQCLMWLGLALLVDGLDGSLARRYDVKGVLPHFDGSTLDLVIDYLTYVFIPAIFLYRFIPLPEYTPLFAVGLILVSSLFCFCNLNMKSKDNYFVGFPAAWNVVVLYFYILDIHPWVTLGIIVLLAGLTLTRMKFLHPFRVRQFMPLNILVTFVWMLSSALLILQYPVSQPWLLALWWLASAYFVGMCLWRSAREWFPARG, encoded by the coding sequence GTGACCGAACTGATCGTAGCCGTAAAACAGGCCAAGGCCTGGGGGGTGCATGCCGTCACTGCCAGTGGTGTGATTCTCGCCCTGCTGGCGTTGCTCGCCGTGCTCGACGGCCAGCCCAAACAGTGTCTGATGTGGCTGGGACTGGCGCTGCTGGTCGATGGCCTGGATGGCTCCCTGGCGCGACGTTACGACGTCAAGGGAGTGTTGCCGCATTTCGATGGCTCGACCCTGGATCTGGTCATCGACTACCTGACCTATGTGTTCATCCCGGCGATCTTCCTTTACCGCTTCATCCCGTTGCCTGAATACACCCCGCTGTTCGCCGTAGGCCTGATTCTGGTGTCGTCGCTGTTCTGCTTCTGCAACCTGAACATGAAGAGCAAGGACAACTACTTCGTTGGCTTCCCGGCGGCCTGGAACGTGGTGGTGCTGTATTTCTACATTCTCGACATCCACCCCTGGGTGACGCTTGGCATCATCGTTCTGCTGGCGGGGCTGACTCTGACCAGGATGAAATTCCTGCACCCGTTCCGCGTACGTCAGTTCATGCCGCTGAACATTCTGGTGACCTTCGTCTGGATGCTCAGCAGCGCCCTGCTGATCCTGCAGTACCCCGTTAGCCAGCCTTGGCTGCTGGCGCTCTGGTGGCTGGCTTCGGCCTATTTCGTCGGTATGTGCCTGTGGCGCTCGGCGCGTGAGTGGTTCCCGGCGCGCGGATGA
- a CDS encoding nuclear transport factor 2 family protein — MSHPNADLIQRFYSAFQKLDAEAMAACYAADVRFSDPVFVGLQGAEAGDMWRMLCSRAEGFSLTFDSVHADDHAGSARWVATYRFSATGRQVVNHIQARFVFRDGLIVEHRDHFDLWRWARQALGAKGLLLGWAPPVQAAIRRQAARGLAQFRTAR, encoded by the coding sequence ATGAGCCACCCCAATGCCGATCTGATCCAGCGCTTCTACAGCGCCTTCCAGAAGCTCGACGCCGAAGCCATGGCCGCCTGCTATGCGGCGGATGTGCGCTTCTCCGACCCGGTTTTCGTCGGTCTGCAAGGCGCGGAGGCAGGGGACATGTGGCGTATGCTTTGCAGCCGTGCCGAGGGCTTCTCGCTGACCTTCGACTCGGTGCATGCCGATGACCATGCCGGTAGCGCCCGCTGGGTCGCCACGTACCGTTTCAGCGCCACGGGGCGGCAGGTGGTCAACCATATCCAGGCCCGCTTCGTCTTCCGTGATGGCTTGATCGTCGAGCACCGTGATCATTTCGACCTGTGGCGCTGGGCTCGCCAGGCGCTAGGGGCCAAAGGGCTGTTGCTAGGCTGGGCGCCGCCGGTTCAGGCTGCCATTCGTCGACAAGCGGCCCGCGGACTGGCCCAGTTTCGGACGGCGCGCTAA
- a CDS encoding GlxA family transcriptional regulator, whose protein sequence is MLRIALYVCPQTVCSSLSMAQDAFSLANRLAGTACFLVQRFSLDGEPVQLEFAQIQVDGGLLLAEQADLLIVPATGSAISRTLENNARLLPWLAQRGEQQVASLCSSAFLLAAAGLLDGRQATTHWALAEAFARHYPQVNLRSDLLLTEDGPLFCSGGAQAGLDLCLHLIALHAGEWLAQQVASAMVIERQRGTQTRFAPLLPAIDDSTLLPVLSWLREHHAEAIDLNRLAQQAHCSPRTLLRRFKHTTGLTPGDYLQRLRISLAQQTLASSGQSLEQIASQIGFADRATFAKRFKQLCGETPGAFRKRMQRGV, encoded by the coding sequence ATGCTGCGCATCGCGCTGTACGTCTGCCCGCAAACCGTCTGCTCCAGCCTGAGCATGGCGCAGGATGCCTTCAGCCTGGCCAATCGCCTGGCGGGCACAGCCTGTTTTCTGGTTCAGCGCTTCAGCCTGGACGGAGAACCGGTGCAGCTGGAGTTCGCCCAGATACAGGTCGATGGCGGCCTACTTCTGGCCGAGCAGGCCGACCTGCTGATAGTGCCCGCCACCGGCAGTGCCATCAGCCGAACGCTGGAAAACAACGCCAGGCTGCTGCCTTGGCTGGCGCAGCGTGGCGAACAACAGGTGGCCAGCCTGTGCAGCAGCGCCTTCCTGTTGGCGGCGGCCGGGCTGCTCGATGGACGCCAGGCGACCACTCATTGGGCGCTGGCCGAAGCCTTCGCCCGGCACTATCCCCAGGTGAACCTGCGCAGCGACCTGCTGCTCACCGAAGACGGCCCGCTGTTCTGCTCCGGCGGCGCCCAGGCAGGGCTCGATCTGTGCCTGCATCTGATTGCCCTGCATGCGGGCGAATGGCTGGCCCAGCAGGTGGCCAGCGCCATGGTGATCGAACGTCAACGCGGCACACAGACGCGTTTCGCACCGTTATTGCCCGCCATCGATGACAGCACGCTACTGCCGGTACTGAGCTGGCTACGCGAGCATCACGCCGAAGCGATCGACCTGAACCGCCTTGCGCAGCAGGCGCACTGCTCGCCCCGCACCCTGCTGCGCCGTTTCAAACACACCACCGGACTGACGCCTGGCGACTACCTGCAGCGCTTGCGCATCAGCCTGGCGCAGCAAACGCTGGCAAGCTCGGGCCAGTCGCTGGAACAGATCGCCAGCCAGATCGGCTTCGCCGACCGCGCCACCTTCGCCAAGCGCTTCAAACAGCTTTGCGGCGAAACACCCGGGGCCTTTCGTAAACGTATGCAGCGTGGCGTTTAG
- the trxB gene encoding thioredoxin-disulfide reductase, with amino-acid sequence MSVVRHARVIILGSGPAGYSAAVYAARANLKPLLITGIQAGGQLTTTTEVDNWPGDAHGLTGPALMQRMQEHAERFDTEIVFDHINAVDLAGKPFTLVGDSGTYSCDALIIATGASARYLGLPSEEAFMGRGVSACATCDGFFYRGREVAVVGGGNTAVEEALYLANIASKVTLIHRRNGFRAEKILQNKLQERVAEGKIELQLNAEVDEVLGDASGVTGVRLKQYGGAYRELSVEGLFVAIGHTPNTSLFEGQLALKDGYLVVNGGREGNATATSIPGVFAAGDVADSVYRQAITSAGAGCMAALDVERYLDGH; translated from the coding sequence ATGTCTGTCGTTCGTCATGCCCGCGTCATCATCCTGGGTTCCGGCCCCGCCGGTTACAGCGCAGCGGTCTATGCTGCGCGCGCCAACCTGAAGCCACTGCTGATCACCGGCATTCAGGCGGGTGGTCAGCTCACTACCACCACCGAGGTGGACAACTGGCCTGGCGATGCCCATGGCCTTACCGGCCCGGCGCTGATGCAGCGTATGCAGGAGCACGCCGAGCGCTTCGATACCGAGATCGTCTTCGACCATATCAACGCCGTGGATCTGGCCGGCAAACCCTTTACCCTGGTTGGCGACAGCGGCACCTATAGCTGCGACGCGCTGATCATCGCTACCGGTGCCAGTGCGCGTTACCTGGGCTTGCCCAGTGAAGAGGCGTTCATGGGCCGCGGCGTTTCGGCATGTGCAACCTGCGACGGTTTCTTCTACCGCGGTCGTGAGGTCGCGGTGGTCGGTGGTGGTAACACGGCTGTAGAGGAGGCGCTGTACCTGGCCAATATCGCCAGCAAGGTGACCCTGATTCACCGCCGTAATGGCTTCCGTGCCGAGAAAATCCTGCAGAACAAGCTGCAAGAGCGCGTGGCCGAGGGCAAGATCGAGCTGCAACTGAATGCCGAGGTGGACGAGGTGCTGGGTGATGCCAGTGGCGTTACCGGCGTGCGCCTGAAGCAATACGGTGGTGCCTACCGCGAGCTGAGTGTCGAAGGGCTGTTCGTCGCCATCGGTCACACCCCCAACACCAGTCTGTTCGAAGGTCAGCTGGCGCTGAAGGACGGCTATCTGGTGGTCAACGGCGGACGCGAAGGCAATGCCACCGCGACCAGTATTCCTGGCGTGTTCGCTGCCGGTGACGTGGCCGATTCGGTCTATCGACAGGCGATTACCTCGGCCGGTGCCGGTTGCATGGCGGCGCTGGATGTCGAGCGCTATCTCGACGGCCATTGA
- the cysZ gene encoding sulfate transporter CysZ → MPAAPVLSGPQYLREGLKLVLSPGLRLFVLLPLAVNLILFVTMISFAVQQFSGWVDTFMPTLPSWLSFLQYILWPLFVVLVLLMVFFTFTMLANIIAAPFNGFLAEKVEVVARGEDHFPPFSWGELAAMVPRTMGREMRKLAYFLPRAIGLLILSFIPVVNLIAAPLWLLFGVWMMAVQYIDYPADNNKMSWQDMLAWLREKRWQSLSFGGITYAALLVPGLNILMMPAAVAGATLFWVRERGEQALGSRKDIV, encoded by the coding sequence ATGCCTGCCGCTCCCGTTCTGTCCGGCCCGCAATACCTGCGAGAAGGCCTGAAGCTGGTACTCAGCCCTGGCCTGCGCCTGTTCGTACTGCTACCACTGGCGGTCAATCTGATCCTGTTCGTCACCATGATCAGCTTTGCCGTGCAGCAGTTCAGCGGTTGGGTCGACACCTTCATGCCCACCCTGCCGAGTTGGCTGAGCTTTCTCCAGTACATCCTCTGGCCACTGTTCGTGGTACTGGTGCTGCTGATGGTGTTCTTCACCTTCACCATGCTGGCCAACATCATCGCCGCGCCGTTCAACGGTTTTCTCGCGGAAAAGGTCGAGGTGGTGGCGCGCGGCGAGGATCACTTTCCGCCGTTCAGTTGGGGCGAACTGGCCGCCATGGTGCCGCGCACCATGGGCCGCGAGATGCGCAAGCTGGCCTACTTTCTGCCACGCGCCATCGGCCTGCTGATCCTCAGCTTCATACCGGTGGTGAACCTGATCGCTGCGCCACTGTGGCTACTGTTCGGCGTGTGGATGATGGCCGTGCAGTACATCGACTACCCGGCGGACAACAACAAGATGAGCTGGCAGGACATGCTCGCCTGGCTGCGCGAAAAACGCTGGCAGAGCCTGAGCTTCGGCGGCATCACCTACGCCGCGCTGCTGGTGCCGGGGCTGAACATCCTGATGATGCCGGCGGCAGTGGCCGGTGCCACCTTGTTCTGGGTGCGCGAGCGCGGTGAGCAGGCGCTAGGTTCGCGCAAGGACATCGTGTAA
- a CDS encoding SRPBCC family protein, whose amino-acid sequence MAYNNDNAQAFRSDYRAAIHPLYNPWLHAAFVLAYGLLCIGLLWSTLETVAPWQWLLVPATLVFFSWGEYQVHKRLGHNKTRFGKLFYKRHTGDHHSFFVETLMPYETARDWRVILFPAWLIVLFSLPTFAAWWLLSQLDGNFAALFAGSMLLGYMSYEVVHACEHLPAEHPVSRLPWIRQMRRLHALHHRRELMHSRNFGIVHPLMDWLYGTLHWEPEVIHQQNRQQHRIRIAQPTEHVLEYAAAPSHWPQWHPSSLRIYGREGALFAGERFEEDIHAGGRAGHLRWDVLDYQPGQRWQASARGDHGLQLLLTYECVSLEDGCEFVRTLEYGFDGWLMRVVNALFMHRRVERESQASMRALHDVLART is encoded by the coding sequence ATGGCCTACAACAACGACAATGCCCAGGCTTTTCGCAGCGATTACCGGGCTGCCATCCATCCGCTATACAACCCCTGGCTGCACGCCGCGTTCGTGCTGGCCTATGGGCTGCTTTGCATCGGCTTGCTCTGGAGCACATTGGAAACCGTGGCGCCCTGGCAATGGCTGCTGGTGCCGGCCACGCTGGTGTTCTTCAGTTGGGGTGAATACCAGGTGCACAAACGGCTCGGCCATAACAAGACACGCTTCGGCAAACTCTTCTACAAACGTCACACCGGTGACCACCACAGTTTCTTCGTCGAGACGCTGATGCCCTACGAAACGGCGCGCGACTGGCGCGTGATCCTGTTCCCGGCCTGGCTTATCGTACTCTTCAGTCTGCCTACGTTCGCCGCCTGGTGGCTGCTGTCTCAGCTCGACGGCAACTTCGCCGCGCTGTTCGCCGGCAGCATGCTGCTGGGCTATATGAGTTACGAAGTGGTGCATGCCTGCGAACATCTTCCGGCCGAACACCCGGTGTCGCGCTTGCCTTGGATTCGCCAGATGCGCCGTCTGCATGCGCTGCACCATCGCCGTGAGCTGATGCATTCGCGCAACTTCGGCATCGTCCATCCGCTGATGGACTGGCTGTACGGGACTCTGCACTGGGAGCCGGAGGTGATTCATCAGCAGAACCGCCAGCAGCACCGAATCCGCATCGCCCAGCCTACCGAGCACGTGCTGGAATACGCCGCGGCGCCGAGCCACTGGCCGCAGTGGCACCCGTCGTCACTGCGTATCTACGGTCGCGAGGGGGCGCTGTTCGCGGGCGAGCGATTCGAAGAAGACATTCATGCCGGTGGCCGTGCCGGGCATCTGCGCTGGGACGTGCTCGACTATCAGCCCGGCCAGCGTTGGCAGGCCAGCGCGCGTGGCGATCATGGCCTGCAATTGCTGTTGACCTACGAGTGCGTGTCGCTTGAGGACGGCTGCGAGTTCGTGCGCACCCTCGAGTACGGTTTCGACGGCTGGCTGATGCGCGTGGTGAACGCCCTGTTCATGCACCGCCGCGTCGAGCGTGAGTCGCAGGCGTCGATGCGGGCGTTACACGATGTCCTTGCGCGAACCTAG
- the bsrA gene encoding LysR family transcriptional regulator BsrA, with product MITNLRQLDLNLLLVFDALMQEGNLTRAAQRLHLSQSTVSNALARLRQQLGEELFQRTARGMTPTARAQTLYPPVRQALQLLLTGLGPAEPFDVQAAHVFNLSLNDYAQAALLPMLQAHLARVAPQVELVAQHDDADNLLARLESGALDIAIDYLHFDSPDLRYSPLREEALVVIGRKDHPAFVGGLSLMDYQQARHVLVTPRAGRGSPLEIVLGSAKVRRQAALHLPNYLPIPAIVAQTNLLGTVPARLAEAFAPMFALQVAPLPFDMPAVQISLIWHRQQHHDPAHSWLREQLHGLLA from the coding sequence GTGATAACGAATTTGCGCCAGCTCGACCTAAACCTGCTACTGGTCTTCGATGCCCTGATGCAGGAAGGCAATCTGACCCGCGCGGCCCAGCGTCTGCACCTGAGCCAGTCGACGGTGAGCAATGCCCTCGCCCGCCTGCGCCAGCAACTGGGCGAGGAGCTATTCCAGCGTACCGCTCGCGGTATGACGCCAACCGCACGTGCCCAAACGCTTTACCCGCCCGTGCGCCAGGCGCTGCAGCTGCTGTTGACTGGTCTCGGCCCCGCGGAACCCTTCGATGTGCAGGCCGCGCACGTGTTCAACCTGTCGCTCAACGACTACGCCCAGGCTGCGCTGCTGCCGATGCTGCAAGCACATCTGGCCCGCGTCGCGCCGCAGGTGGAACTGGTGGCGCAGCATGACGATGCCGACAACCTGCTCGCGCGCCTGGAGAGTGGCGCCCTGGACATTGCCATCGACTACCTGCATTTCGACTCGCCTGACCTGCGCTATTCGCCCCTGCGTGAAGAGGCGCTGGTGGTGATCGGGCGCAAGGATCATCCGGCGTTCGTCGGCGGCCTGAGTCTCATGGATTACCAGCAGGCCCGCCATGTGCTCGTTACGCCGCGAGCAGGACGTGGCTCACCACTGGAAATCGTCCTGGGCTCGGCCAAGGTCAGACGTCAGGCGGCGCTGCATCTGCCCAATTACCTGCCGATTCCCGCCATCGTCGCCCAAACCAACTTGCTCGGCACCGTGCCGGCGCGCCTGGCCGAAGCCTTCGCGCCGATGTTCGCGCTGCAGGTGGCGCCGCTGCCCTTCGACATGCCTGCCGTGCAGATCAGCCTGATCTGGCATCGCCAGCAGCACCATGATCCGGCGCACAGCTGGCTGCGTGAACAACTGCACGGCCTGCTCGCCTGA
- a CDS encoding glycosyltransferase family 4 protein, with the protein MNAPSLHIALISETFPPEINGVANTLGRLVDGLRGRGHHVQLVRPRQEVDQEQETGSDLLLTRGWPLPGYPGLQWGQSSLHKLLRRWQRQRPDVLYIATEGPLGLSALRAARRLAIPVVSGFHTNFQQYTGHYGIGLLTRAMTNYLRWFHNRTQLTLVPSIGQKVDLERRDFERLALLARGVDSQLFHPRRRSDALRESWGLGPADLAVLHVGRLAAEKNLGLLVKAFQALQTAHPQRRMRLILVGDGPLRASLQTQLPEAQFCGLQRSETLAMHYASGDLFLFPSLSETFGNVVLEALASSLGVVAFDQAAAAQHIHHRHNGMLARPGDEAGFCEAACELLEDAEVLRRIRLNARRHASHLSWDGIVTLFEQHLRSAMQPQAQLSVHTELASRAGETRH; encoded by the coding sequence ATGAACGCACCTTCTCTGCATATCGCGCTGATCAGCGAAACCTTCCCGCCGGAAATCAACGGCGTAGCCAATACCCTCGGCCGCCTGGTCGACGGTCTGCGTGGTCGTGGTCATCACGTGCAGCTGGTACGACCACGCCAGGAAGTCGACCAGGAGCAGGAAACGGGCAGCGATCTGCTGCTCACCCGCGGTTGGCCGCTACCCGGCTATCCCGGTCTACAATGGGGCCAGTCATCGCTGCACAAATTACTCAGGCGCTGGCAGCGACAACGCCCGGATGTACTCTATATCGCCACCGAAGGCCCGCTGGGCCTGTCCGCACTGCGCGCCGCCAGGCGCCTGGCGATCCCGGTGGTCAGCGGTTTTCACACCAACTTCCAGCAGTACACCGGGCACTACGGCATCGGCCTGCTGACACGGGCGATGACCAACTACCTGCGCTGGTTCCACAACCGCACGCAGCTCACGCTGGTGCCAAGCATCGGCCAGAAGGTCGATCTCGAACGCCGTGATTTCGAACGCCTGGCCCTGCTCGCGCGGGGTGTCGACAGCCAGCTGTTCCACCCACGCAGACGCAGCGACGCCCTGCGCGAAAGCTGGGGCCTGGGGCCGGCTGATCTGGCCGTGCTGCATGTCGGTCGCCTGGCGGCAGAGAAGAACCTCGGTCTGCTGGTAAAAGCCTTCCAGGCCCTGCAGACAGCCCATCCCCAGCGCCGTATGAGGTTGATTCTGGTTGGCGACGGGCCACTGCGCGCCAGCCTGCAGACGCAATTGCCGGAGGCGCAGTTCTGTGGCCTGCAGCGCAGTGAGACGCTGGCCATGCACTATGCCTCTGGCGATCTGTTCCTGTTCCCCAGCCTCTCGGAAACCTTCGGCAACGTGGTATTGGAGGCCCTGGCATCGAGCCTCGGCGTGGTGGCGTTCGACCAGGCGGCAGCCGCTCAGCATATTCATCACAGGCACAACGGCATGCTTGCCCGCCCTGGCGACGAGGCCGGCTTCTGCGAAGCGGCCTGCGAGCTGTTGGAAGATGCAGAGGTACTGCGCCGCATCCGCCTCAATGCCCGCCGACATGCCAGCCACCTGAGTTGGGATGGCATCGTCACGCTGTTCGAACAACACCTGCGCAGCGCCATGCAACCTCAGGCGCAACTCAGCGTCCACACGGAGCTTGCCAGTAGGGCGGGTGAAACCCGCCACTGA
- a CDS encoding NADH:flavin oxidoreductase: protein MSAPVQALFAPFRLGNLELPTRVVMAPMTRSFSPGGVPNAKVVEYYRRRAAAGVGLIVTEGTTVGHKAANGYPNVPRFYGEDALAGWKQVVDAVHAEGGKIVPQLWHVGNVRKLGTEPDASVPGYGPMEKVKDGQVVVHGMTQADIDEVIAAFAQAARDAKAIGMDGVEIHGAHGYLIDQFFWDGSNQRTDQYGGDLAARSRFAIELIQAVRAAVGPDFPIILRYSQWKQQDYTARLVQTPEQLEAFLKPLSDAGVDIFHCSTRRFWEPEFEGCDLNLAGWTRKLTGKPTITVGSVGLDGEFLQFMVKTDKVAEPASLENLLERLNKEEFDLVAVGRALLVDPDWALKVREGREQDILPFSRDALTTLV from the coding sequence ATGAGCGCTCCCGTTCAAGCCCTGTTCGCCCCGTTCCGCCTCGGTAACCTGGAGCTGCCGACCCGTGTGGTCATGGCGCCGATGACCCGCTCCTTCTCGCCCGGTGGCGTGCCCAACGCCAAGGTCGTCGAGTATTACCGTCGCCGTGCCGCCGCGGGCGTGGGCCTGATCGTCACCGAGGGCACCACCGTCGGTCACAAGGCCGCCAACGGCTACCCGAACGTGCCGCGTTTCTACGGTGAAGACGCCCTGGCCGGTTGGAAGCAGGTGGTCGATGCCGTGCATGCCGAAGGTGGCAAGATCGTCCCGCAGCTCTGGCATGTGGGTAACGTGCGCAAGCTGGGCACCGAGCCGGATGCCAGCGTGCCCGGTTATGGCCCGATGGAGAAGGTCAAGGACGGCCAGGTGGTCGTGCATGGCATGACCCAGGCCGATATCGACGAGGTGATCGCAGCCTTCGCTCAGGCTGCGCGCGACGCCAAGGCCATCGGCATGGACGGCGTGGAGATTCATGGTGCCCACGGTTACCTGATCGACCAGTTCTTCTGGGACGGCAGCAACCAGCGTACCGACCAATATGGGGGTGACCTGGCGGCACGTTCGCGTTTCGCCATCGAGCTGATCCAGGCGGTGCGCGCGGCGGTCGGCCCGGACTTCCCGATCATCCTGCGTTACTCGCAGTGGAAGCAGCAGGACTACACCGCACGCCTGGTGCAAACCCCGGAGCAACTGGAAGCCTTCCTCAAGCCACTGTCCGATGCCGGCGTGGACATCTTCCATTGTTCGACCCGCCGTTTCTGGGAGCCGGAGTTCGAAGGCTGCGACCTCAACCTGGCCGGCTGGACGCGCAAGCTCACCGGCAAGCCGACCATCACCGTCGGTAGCGTCGGCCTGGATGGCGAATTCCTGCAGTTCATGGTCAAGACCGACAAGGTGGCCGAGCCGGCCAGCCTGGAAAACCTGCTTGAGCGCCTGAACAAGGAGGAGTTCGACTTGGTTGCCGTGGGCCGTGCGCTGCTGGTCGACCCGGATTGGGCGCTGAAGGTGCGTGAAGGCCGCGAGCAGGACATTCTGCCGTTCAGCCGCGATGCGCTGACCACGCTGGTCTGA
- a CDS encoding TetR/AcrR family transcriptional regulator, with protein sequence MNSIRLDKRDLILSKGSAVMTRRGYHGTGVLEIVQAAGIPKGSFYHYFASKEDFALQALAFIYRPRLARYAQALNDPALSPRARILAYYRDLLAHFARQDTPQYHCFIGSLSFEMSEMLPAIGAEVAAIQQASVDILRDCLEQAQTVGELPADEDCGNLATFISDAWQGVLARLKVGRNLQPLEAFVTRLERLLQA encoded by the coding sequence ATGAACAGCATTCGACTCGACAAGCGCGATCTGATCCTGAGCAAAGGCTCGGCGGTGATGACACGTCGCGGCTACCACGGCACCGGCGTGCTGGAGATCGTCCAGGCGGCCGGGATTCCCAAGGGCAGCTTCTATCACTACTTCGCCAGCAAGGAAGATTTCGCCCTGCAGGCGCTGGCCTTCATCTATCGGCCACGTCTGGCGCGTTATGCCCAGGCGCTGAATGATCCGGCGTTGAGTCCGCGTGCACGCATCCTCGCTTACTACCGTGATCTGCTGGCGCACTTCGCCCGGCAGGACACGCCGCAGTACCACTGTTTCATCGGCAGCCTGAGTTTCGAGATGAGCGAGATGCTGCCGGCGATCGGCGCCGAGGTCGCGGCCATTCAGCAGGCCTCGGTGGACATCCTGCGCGATTGCCTGGAGCAGGCGCAGACCGTCGGCGAACTGCCGGCCGACGAGGACTGCGGCAACCTCGCCACCTTCATCAGCGACGCCTGGCAGGGCGTGCTCGCCCGCCTCAAGGTGGGCCGCAACCTGCAGCCGCTGGAAGCTTTCGTCACCCGCCTGGAGCGTTTGCTGCAGGCCTGA